Proteins encoded together in one Thermomonospora curvata DSM 43183 window:
- a CDS encoding Asp23/Gls24 family envelope stress response protein, with amino-acid sequence MTDLDNSRASGNGTAEGASPAEGGRPPFFPAPPGRHATPPAGVPLSGTAGAGTVAPTLLPPGRHQRSPQEPQRPEEARREKTAGGEQAAEARPQAAAVVKGRITIEDEVVEKIAALAAGEVDGVAALSERAQAVRVHRGEGEMSLDLTVVVEYGCVIMDVAKAVKANVARVVGLMLGARVSAVNVVIDDVRPPAGAQRGRA; translated from the coding sequence ATGACCGACCTGGACAACAGCCGCGCCTCGGGCAACGGAACGGCGGAGGGCGCATCGCCCGCCGAAGGCGGCCGCCCGCCGTTCTTCCCGGCGCCGCCGGGGCGGCATGCCACACCGCCCGCGGGCGTCCCGCTGTCGGGCACGGCGGGGGCCGGCACGGTGGCGCCGACGCTGCTGCCGCCCGGACGCCACCAGCGCTCCCCCCAGGAACCCCAGCGGCCCGAGGAGGCCCGGCGAGAGAAGACGGCCGGGGGCGAGCAGGCCGCCGAGGCGCGTCCTCAGGCCGCCGCCGTGGTCAAGGGCCGGATCACGATCGAGGACGAGGTGGTCGAGAAAATCGCCGCGCTGGCCGCCGGGGAGGTGGACGGCGTGGCCGCGCTGAGCGAACGCGCCCAGGCGGTGCGGGTGCACCGGGGTGAGGGCGAGATGTCGCTGGACCTGACCGTGGTGGTCGAGTACGGCTGCGTGATCATGGACGTCGCCAAGGCGGTCAAGGCCAACGTGGCGCGGGTGGTCGGCCTGATGCTGGGCGCCCGGGTCTCCGCGGTCAACGTGGTGATCGACGACGTGCGCCCGCCCGCCGGGGCGCAACGCGGCCGGGCCTAG
- a CDS encoding HIT family protein: protein MCEVEEEQAGVGVPDNFQRLWTPHRMAYIKGEGKPTGTGPDDGCPFCEIPKMDDAEGLIVARGEVVFAVLNLYPYNSGHLMVVPYRHIADYTELETAETAELADFTKRALLALRKASGAQGFNVGLNLGLVAGAGIAAHLHQHIVPRWGGDTNFMPVIGRTKVLPQLLRETRQLLVEAWPHE, encoded by the coding sequence GTGTGCGAGGTGGAGGAGGAGCAGGCGGGCGTGGGGGTTCCCGACAACTTCCAGCGGCTGTGGACCCCGCATCGGATGGCCTATATCAAGGGGGAGGGCAAGCCCACCGGAACCGGCCCCGATGACGGCTGCCCTTTTTGCGAGATCCCCAAGATGGACGACGCAGAAGGGCTCATCGTGGCCCGGGGCGAGGTGGTGTTCGCCGTTCTCAACCTCTACCCCTACAACTCCGGGCACCTCATGGTCGTCCCGTACCGGCACATCGCCGACTACACCGAGCTGGAGACCGCCGAGACCGCGGAGCTGGCCGACTTCACCAAGCGGGCGCTGCTGGCGCTGCGCAAGGCCAGCGGGGCCCAGGGCTTCAACGTCGGGCTCAACCTCGGCCTGGTGGCCGGCGCCGGCATCGCCGCGCACCTGCACCAGCACATCGTGCCGCGCTGGGGCGGCGACACCAACTTCATGCCGGTGATCGGCCGCACCAAGGTGCTGCCGCAGCTGCTGCGCGAGACCCGGCAGCTGCTGGTCGAGGCCTGGCCGCACGAGTGA
- a CDS encoding elongation factor G-like protein EF-G2: protein MAEKTGHPGAAGRAPEAARPGEIRNVVLVGHSGAGKTTLVEALLAATGTIQRPGRIEDGSTVSDHDEVEIRQRRSVNLTLTPLVHEGIKVNLLDTPGYPDFVGDLRAGLRAADAALFVVSAVDGVDGLTRMLWEECGAVGMPRAVVITKIDQQRGDYDEVVAACQEAFGDGVMPCYFPVGDRLYGLLSRTCFDYASGRRVECEVDPAYADRIEEQRASLIEGIITESEDEGLMDRYLAGEEIDPETLITDLKKAVARGSFHPVLATSVPHGDRPGPVIGMTELLEVITRAFPSPLEHGLPPVTTVDGKPVEGLECDPDGPLVAEVVKTTSDPYVGRISLVRVFSGTLRPDTVVHVSGHGLADRGHADHDVDERIGALSSPLGKTQRPIGACIAGDICTIAKLSQAETGDTISAKDAPMLMTPWQMPDPLLPVAIQAKSKADEDKLSQALGRLVAEDPTLRLENNAETRQLVLWCMGEAHADVLLDRLASRYGVAVETVELRVPLRETFGGKAKGMGRHVKQSGGHGQYGICHIEVEPLGSGAGFEFVDKIVGGVIPRQFIPSVEKGVKAQMSRGVLAGYPVVDIRVTLYDGKAHSVDSSDVAFQTAGALALKDAASRAPILLLEPVDEVEVLIPDEYVGAVMSDLSARRGRVLGSESVPGGRTLVKAEIPQLEIIRYAIDLRSMTQGTGTFRRSFLRYEPLPSHLADKVTADKLAAVAR, encoded by the coding sequence ATGGCGGAAAAGACCGGTCACCCCGGAGCCGCGGGCAGGGCCCCGGAGGCCGCCCGGCCCGGTGAGATCCGTAACGTGGTGCTGGTCGGCCATTCCGGGGCCGGCAAGACCACGCTCGTCGAGGCGCTGCTCGCTGCGACCGGTACGATCCAGCGGCCCGGTCGCATCGAGGACGGCTCGACGGTCAGCGACCACGACGAGGTCGAGATACGCCAGCGCCGCTCGGTCAATCTCACGCTGACGCCGCTGGTGCACGAGGGCATCAAGGTCAACCTGCTGGACACCCCCGGCTACCCCGACTTCGTGGGGGATCTGCGGGCCGGGCTGCGGGCCGCCGACGCGGCGCTGTTCGTGGTGTCGGCGGTGGACGGCGTCGACGGCCTGACCCGGATGCTGTGGGAGGAGTGCGGCGCCGTCGGCATGCCCCGGGCGGTGGTGATCACCAAGATCGACCAGCAGCGGGGCGACTACGACGAGGTGGTCGCGGCCTGCCAGGAGGCCTTCGGTGACGGGGTGATGCCCTGTTACTTCCCGGTCGGCGACCGGCTGTATGGGCTGCTGTCGCGGACCTGTTTCGACTACGCCTCGGGCAGGCGGGTGGAGTGCGAGGTGGACCCCGCCTACGCCGACCGCATCGAAGAGCAGCGGGCGAGCCTGATCGAAGGGATCATCACCGAAAGCGAGGACGAGGGTCTGATGGACCGCTACCTCGCCGGCGAGGAGATCGACCCCGAGACGCTGATCACGGACCTGAAGAAGGCGGTCGCCCGCGGCAGCTTCCACCCGGTGCTGGCCACCTCGGTGCCGCACGGCGACCGTCCCGGGCCGGTCATCGGCATGACCGAGCTGCTGGAGGTCATCACCCGGGCGTTCCCGTCCCCCCTGGAGCACGGCCTGCCGCCGGTGACCACGGTGGACGGCAAACCGGTCGAGGGGCTGGAGTGCGACCCGGACGGCCCGCTGGTGGCCGAGGTGGTCAAGACCACCTCCGACCCGTACGTGGGGCGGATCTCGCTGGTGCGGGTGTTCTCCGGCACGCTGCGCCCGGACACCGTGGTGCACGTCTCCGGGCACGGCCTGGCCGACCGCGGTCACGCCGACCACGATGTGGACGAGCGCATCGGCGCCCTGTCGTCCCCGCTGGGCAAGACCCAGCGCCCGATCGGGGCGTGCATCGCCGGGGACATCTGCACGATCGCCAAGCTGTCGCAGGCCGAGACCGGCGACACCATCTCCGCCAAGGACGCCCCGATGCTGATGACGCCCTGGCAGATGCCCGACCCCCTGCTGCCGGTGGCGATCCAGGCCAAGTCCAAGGCCGATGAGGACAAGCTCAGCCAGGCCCTCGGCCGGCTGGTCGCCGAGGACCCCACGCTGCGGCTGGAGAACAACGCCGAGACCCGCCAGCTGGTGCTGTGGTGCATGGGCGAGGCGCACGCCGACGTCTTGCTGGACCGGCTGGCCTCCCGGTACGGGGTCGCGGTGGAGACCGTGGAGCTGCGGGTGCCGCTGCGGGAGACCTTCGGCGGCAAGGCCAAGGGCATGGGCCGGCACGTCAAGCAGAGCGGCGGGCACGGCCAGTACGGCATCTGCCACATCGAGGTCGAGCCGCTGGGCTCGGGAGCGGGTTTTGAGTTCGTCGACAAGATCGTCGGCGGGGTGATCCCGCGGCAGTTCATCCCGTCGGTGGAAAAGGGCGTCAAGGCCCAGATGAGCCGGGGCGTGCTGGCCGGCTACCCGGTGGTGGACATCCGGGTGACGCTGTATGACGGCAAGGCCCACTCGGTGGACTCCTCCGACGTGGCCTTCCAGACCGCCGGGGCGCTGGCCCTCAAGGACGCCGCGAGCAGGGCCCCGATCCTGCTGCTGGAGCCGGTGGACGAGGTGGAGGTGCTGATCCCCGACGAGTATGTGGGCGCGGTGATGTCGGACCTGTCGGCGCGGCGCGGCCGGGTGCTGGGCAGCGAGTCGGTGCCGGGCGGCCGGACGCTGGTCAAGGCGGAGATCCCGCAGCTGGAGATCATCCGCTACGCCATCGACCTGCGGTCGATGACGCAGGGCACCGGCACCTTCCGCCGCTCCTTCCTGCGGTATGAGCCGCTGCCGTCGCACCTGGCCGACAAGGTGACCGCCGACAAGCTGGCCGCCGTCGCCAGGTAG
- the pgsA gene encoding phosphatidylinositol phosphate synthase, whose product MLNKLRPALGRVLTPIGQAVARTGASPNVITVIGTVGTVAGALGLFPRGEFFWGTVVITAFVLFDMLDGAVARVTGKISKWGAFLDSTCDRVADAAIFSGLMIGLIDRGERSLAFVALYCLVAGVVVSYAKARAEGLGYTCNVGIAERSERLIIVLVAAGLDGLGVPYALAVALWVLAVLATFTVGQRLAAVRRQALAPSSGASPEAGSRVPEPHP is encoded by the coding sequence ATGCTCAACAAACTGCGGCCCGCGCTGGGGCGGGTGCTGACCCCGATCGGCCAGGCCGTGGCGCGCACCGGAGCCTCACCCAACGTGATCACCGTTATCGGCACGGTCGGCACGGTGGCCGGCGCGCTCGGTCTGTTCCCCCGTGGCGAGTTCTTCTGGGGGACAGTGGTGATCACCGCGTTCGTGCTGTTCGACATGCTGGACGGGGCGGTCGCCCGGGTCACCGGCAAGATCAGCAAGTGGGGTGCCTTCCTGGACTCCACCTGCGACCGGGTCGCCGACGCGGCCATCTTCTCCGGGCTGATGATCGGCCTGATCGACCGCGGTGAGCGTTCGCTGGCCTTCGTGGCGCTGTACTGCCTGGTGGCCGGAGTGGTGGTCTCTTACGCCAAGGCCCGCGCCGAAGGGCTGGGCTACACCTGCAACGTCGGGATCGCCGAGCGCTCCGAACGGCTGATCATCGTGCTGGTGGCGGCCGGGCTGGACGGGCTGGGCGTCCCCTATGCGCTGGCCGTCGCCCTGTGGGTGCTGGCCGTGCTGGCCACGTTCACCGTCGGCCAGCGTCTGGCCGCCGTCCGCCGCCAGGCCCTGGCCCCGTCTTCAGGGGCCTCTCCCGAGGCCGGCTCTCGCGTCCCGGAGCCGCATCCATGA
- a CDS encoding phosphatidylinositol mannoside acyltransferase, with amino-acid sequence MTLSATARLREEATDAAYALGWRVVRKMPERSARLLFAALADQTWQRHGKGVRQLEKNLCRVLGKDAVDDEVRILSKRALRSYMRYWLEVFRLPEISRERILGDMRVSGHEKLFATLDSGRGAVLALPHMGNYEQAGAWVGLQGYPITTVAERLRPQSLFDRFVAFRQSLGFEVLPLGGGNGATVFGTLARRLRAGRLVCLVADRDLTSGGVEVDFFGKPARMPGGPAALALQTGTPLYPVTLWYDGPRWAAKVHEEIPVPDAGSRKDKVRAMTQSLALVFQEGIAQHPEDWHMLQKIWVEDLA; translated from the coding sequence ATGACCCTTTCCGCCACCGCGCGCCTGCGGGAGGAGGCCACCGACGCCGCCTACGCACTGGGCTGGCGGGTGGTGCGCAAGATGCCCGAGCGAAGCGCGCGGCTGCTGTTCGCCGCGCTGGCCGACCAGACCTGGCAGCGGCACGGCAAGGGAGTGCGGCAACTGGAGAAGAACCTGTGCCGGGTGCTGGGCAAGGACGCCGTCGACGACGAGGTCCGCATCCTCAGCAAGCGGGCGCTGCGCTCCTACATGCGGTACTGGCTGGAGGTCTTCCGGCTGCCGGAGATCAGCCGCGAGCGCATCCTGGGCGACATGCGCGTCAGCGGCCACGAGAAGCTGTTCGCCACCCTCGACTCCGGCCGCGGCGCCGTGCTGGCCCTGCCGCACATGGGCAACTACGAGCAGGCAGGCGCCTGGGTCGGGCTCCAGGGCTACCCGATCACCACCGTCGCCGAACGGCTGCGGCCGCAGTCGCTGTTCGACCGGTTCGTCGCCTTCCGGCAGAGCCTGGGCTTTGAGGTGCTGCCGCTGGGCGGCGGCAACGGCGCCACCGTGTTCGGCACCCTGGCCCGCCGGCTGCGCGCCGGACGGCTGGTCTGCCTGGTCGCCGACCGCGACCTGACCTCCGGCGGGGTGGAGGTGGACTTCTTCGGCAAACCCGCCCGCATGCCCGGCGGCCCGGCCGCCCTGGCGCTGCAGACCGGGACCCCGCTTTATCCCGTCACGCTCTGGTACGACGGTCCCCGCTGGGCCGCGAAGGTCCATGAGGAGATCCCCGTGCCGGACGCCGGCTCCCGCAAGGACAAGGTCCGCGCGATGACCCAGAGCCTCGCCCTGGTCTTCCAAGAAGGCATCGCCCAGCACCCCGAGGACTGGCACATGCTCCAGAAGATCTGGGTGGAGGACCTGGCGTGA
- a CDS encoding glycosyltransferase family 4 protein has product MKIGIVCPYTWNVPGGVQQHIRDLAEALIAAGHQVSVLAPADDDAPLPHYVVGAGRAVPVPYNGSVARLAFGFLSASRVRRWIREGGFDVLHVHEPAAPSLGILACWAADGPIVGTFHASYEKSRVVSVTAPILQSALEKITGRIAVSEAARKTLVEHLGGDAVLIPNGVATERYAMADPLPGWPGRGDGAQPRPGGGTLGFLGRIDEPRKGLQVLLKAFAILGRQRPKLRLLVAGPGDADDMIAKEVPADLRDRVVLLGMVSEEDKIRAYHSVDVFVAPNLGGESFGIVLAEAMSAGAPIIASDIEAFRRVLLDGKAGVLFPVGDHEALAAAAAELLDDPARRKQLSAEARAAVRAYDWSTVAREVVRVYETVAVDGMSVVESGVTA; this is encoded by the coding sequence GTGAAGATCGGCATCGTCTGCCCCTACACCTGGAACGTCCCCGGCGGGGTGCAGCAGCACATCCGGGACCTGGCCGAGGCCCTCATCGCCGCCGGCCACCAGGTCTCCGTGCTCGCCCCCGCCGACGACGACGCCCCCCTGCCCCACTACGTGGTGGGCGCCGGACGCGCGGTGCCGGTCCCCTACAACGGGTCGGTGGCCCGCCTGGCGTTCGGGTTCCTGTCGGCCAGCCGGGTGCGGCGCTGGATCCGCGAGGGCGGCTTCGATGTGCTGCACGTCCACGAACCGGCCGCCCCCTCGCTGGGCATCCTGGCCTGCTGGGCCGCCGACGGCCCCATCGTGGGCACCTTCCACGCCTCCTATGAAAAGTCCCGGGTGGTCTCGGTGACCGCGCCGATCCTGCAGAGCGCCCTGGAGAAGATCACCGGGCGGATCGCGGTGTCGGAGGCCGCCCGCAAGACGCTGGTGGAGCACCTGGGGGGCGATGCGGTGCTGATCCCCAACGGGGTGGCCACCGAACGCTACGCCATGGCCGACCCGCTGCCGGGCTGGCCCGGCCGCGGCGACGGCGCCCAGCCCCGCCCCGGCGGCGGCACCCTCGGCTTCCTGGGCCGCATCGACGAGCCCCGCAAGGGGCTGCAGGTGCTGCTGAAGGCCTTCGCCATCTTGGGCCGGCAGCGTCCCAAGCTCCGGCTGCTGGTGGCCGGCCCCGGCGACGCCGACGACATGATCGCCAAGGAGGTCCCCGCCGACCTGCGCGACCGGGTGGTGCTGCTGGGCATGGTCAGCGAAGAGGACAAGATCCGCGCCTACCACTCGGTGGACGTGTTCGTCGCCCCCAACCTGGGCGGGGAGAGCTTCGGCATCGTGCTGGCCGAGGCCATGTCCGCCGGCGCCCCCATCATCGCCAGCGACATCGAGGCCTTCCGCCGGGTGCTGCTGGACGGCAAGGCCGGCGTGCTGTTCCCGGTCGGCGACCATGAGGCGCTGGCCGCGGCCGCCGCCGAGCTGCTGGACGACCCGGCGCGCCGCAAGCAGCTGTCGGCCGAGGCCCGTGCCGCCGTGCGCGCCTACGACTGGTCCACCGTGGCCCGCGAAGTGGTACGCGTCTATGAGACCGTCGCGGTGGACGGCATGAGCGTCGTCGAGTCCGGAGTCACCGCCTGA
- a CDS encoding DUF3048 domain-containing protein, translating to MRLVMSRATAVLGICALGAALAACSGGDPKPSPSSAAPATTAPAPPYHPFTGGTSGLRNPVLAVKIENTRPALPQSGVREADIVYVEQIEGGETRLMAVYSSKLPKRVGPVRSARISDLQILRQYGKPAFAFSGAHPEFKPQLRRAPLYEVSHETSEPAYYRSRDRRIPYNLYADPEKLLKAAPKADLPRDIGFRFGPAPAGGKPTKSHTARWPAARMGFTWSDKEKRWLVTHDGRPDTAAEGGVLGGQTVVIQYVKTTRSRFRDVLGAYTPVVHTVGSGRALVLRDGMSYEARWSRPGPAQGTTFTTAGGEPMTFAPGQVWIVLVNDGKPVIP from the coding sequence GTGCGATTGGTGATGAGCCGGGCCACCGCCGTGCTCGGGATCTGTGCCCTGGGGGCGGCCCTGGCCGCCTGCTCGGGCGGCGACCCCAAGCCGTCCCCCTCCTCGGCGGCCCCCGCCACCACCGCGCCGGCTCCCCCTTACCACCCCTTCACCGGGGGGACCAGCGGGCTGCGCAACCCCGTTCTGGCCGTCAAGATCGAAAACACCCGGCCGGCGCTGCCGCAGTCGGGCGTCCGCGAAGCCGACATCGTCTACGTCGAGCAGATCGAAGGCGGGGAGACCCGCCTGATGGCCGTCTACTCCTCCAAGCTCCCCAAGCGAGTGGGCCCGGTGCGCAGCGCCCGCATCTCCGACCTGCAGATCCTGCGCCAGTACGGGAAACCGGCCTTCGCCTTCTCCGGGGCGCACCCGGAGTTCAAGCCCCAGCTGCGCCGCGCCCCCCTCTATGAGGTCTCCCACGAGACCAGCGAGCCGGCCTACTACCGCTCCCGTGACCGGCGCATCCCCTACAACCTCTATGCCGACCCCGAAAAGCTGCTGAAAGCGGCGCCCAAGGCCGACCTGCCCCGCGACATCGGCTTCCGTTTCGGCCCCGCTCCGGCCGGCGGCAAGCCCACCAAGAGCCACACCGCCCGCTGGCCCGCCGCCCGCATGGGCTTCACCTGGTCGGACAAGGAGAAACGGTGGCTGGTGACCCACGACGGGCGCCCCGACACCGCCGCCGAGGGCGGTGTGCTGGGCGGGCAGACCGTCGTCATCCAGTACGTCAAGACGACCCGCTCCCGCTTCCGGGACGTCCTGGGCGCCTACACCCCCGTCGTGCACACCGTCGGCAGCGGACGGGCCCTGGTGCTGCGCGACGGCATGTCCTATGAGGCCCGCTGGTCGCGGCCCGGCCCCGCACAGGGCACCACCTTCACCACCGCCGGCGGCGAGCCGATGACCTTCGCGCCGGGCCAGGTCTGGATCGTCCTGGTCAACGACGGCAAGCCCGTGATTCCCTGA
- the pdxS gene encoding pyridoxal 5'-phosphate synthase lyase subunit PdxS produces the protein MSASTPAPAQPTPETGTARVKRGMAEMLKGGVIMDVVTPEQAKIAEDAGAVAVMALERVPADIRAEGGVSRMSDPEMIEGIINAVSIPVMAKARIGHFVEAQVLQALGVDYIDESEVLTPADYENHIDKWAFTVPFVCGATNLGEALRRINEGAAMIRSKGEAGTGDVSNAVTHMRRIRSEIRRLSALPEDELYVAAKELQAPYELVKEVAETGKLPVVLFTAGGIATPADAAMMMQLGADGVFVGSGIFKSGDPVRRAEAIVKATTFYDDPDVIAKVSRGLGEAMVGINVDTLSERERLANRGW, from the coding sequence GTGTCCGCTTCCACTCCCGCCCCCGCTCAGCCCACCCCCGAGACCGGTACCGCCCGGGTCAAGCGGGGCATGGCCGAGATGCTCAAGGGCGGTGTGATCATGGACGTGGTCACACCCGAGCAGGCCAAGATCGCCGAGGATGCCGGTGCGGTCGCCGTGATGGCCTTGGAGAGGGTGCCCGCCGACATCCGCGCCGAAGGCGGCGTGTCCCGGATGAGCGACCCGGAGATGATCGAGGGCATCATCAACGCCGTGTCCATCCCCGTCATGGCCAAGGCCCGCATCGGGCACTTCGTCGAGGCCCAGGTACTGCAGGCGCTCGGGGTGGACTACATCGACGAATCCGAGGTCCTCACCCCCGCCGACTACGAAAACCACATCGACAAGTGGGCCTTCACGGTGCCGTTCGTGTGCGGCGCCACCAACTTGGGCGAGGCGCTGCGCCGCATCAACGAGGGCGCGGCCATGATCCGCTCCAAGGGCGAGGCCGGCACCGGTGACGTCTCCAACGCCGTCACCCACATGCGCCGCATCCGCTCGGAGATCCGGCGGCTGTCGGCGCTGCCCGAAGATGAGCTGTACGTGGCGGCCAAGGAGCTGCAGGCCCCCTACGAGCTGGTCAAGGAGGTCGCCGAGACCGGCAAGCTGCCGGTGGTGCTGTTCACCGCCGGCGGCATCGCCACCCCGGCCGATGCGGCCATGATGATGCAGCTGGGCGCCGACGGCGTGTTCGTCGGCTCGGGCATCTTCAAGTCCGGCGACCCGGTCCGCCGCGCCGAGGCGATCGTCAAGGCCACCACCTTCTACGACGACCCCGATGTGATCGCCAAGGTCTCGCGCGGCCTCGGTGAGGCCATGGTCGGCATCAACGTCGACACGCTGAGCGAGCGCGAGCGGCTGGCCAACCGCGGCTGGTAA
- a CDS encoding DUF6928 family protein, which translates to MAWSVALACASAGPPAEVFRPGLSLDPDAAARVARGLYPAARLVETGETVLDFALWPYEDELFVGAYERALLVCDRRLFGMDEDARRIADTVGTALPGGQGGVLVLHSVISGCWFRRYEHGRVVREVYVTAEDGVVIDQGERLPAERPYWKAIDAGAQDVPLPFDQESFGLELAQTYMLGRGIADRGEDGFLPLELPLRRFKIG; encoded by the coding sequence ATGGCCTGGTCGGTTGCGCTCGCCTGTGCCAGCGCCGGACCACCGGCCGAGGTGTTCCGGCCGGGGCTGAGCCTGGACCCGGACGCCGCGGCACGGGTGGCCCGTGGCCTCTACCCGGCGGCCAGGCTCGTGGAGACCGGCGAGACCGTCCTGGACTTCGCGCTGTGGCCGTATGAGGACGAGCTGTTCGTCGGCGCCTACGAGCGGGCGCTGCTGGTGTGCGACCGGCGCCTGTTCGGCATGGACGAGGACGCCCGCCGCATCGCCGACACCGTCGGCACCGCGCTGCCCGGCGGCCAGGGCGGGGTGCTGGTGCTGCACAGCGTGATCTCCGGCTGCTGGTTCCGCCGCTACGAGCACGGCCGGGTGGTCCGCGAGGTGTACGTGACCGCCGAGGACGGCGTGGTGATCGACCAGGGCGAGCGCCTGCCGGCCGAGCGGCCCTACTGGAAGGCCATCGACGCAGGCGCCCAGGACGTGCCGCTGCCGTTCGACCAGGAGTCCTTCGGCCTGGAGCTGGCCCAGACCTACATGCTGGGCCGGGGCATCGCCGACCGCGGCGAGGACGGCTTTTTGCCGTTGGAGCTCCCGCTGCGCCGCTTCAAGATCGGCTGA
- the pdxT gene encoding pyridoxal 5'-phosphate synthase glutaminase subunit PdxT, giving the protein MTDPVTSSVTDSVTGPVPTIGVLALQGDVREHARALRSAGARAVPVRRPQELEQVDGLVIPGGESTTMWKLARAFDLLDPLRKRVEAGMPAYGSCAGMIMLADRIRDGVAGQETVGGIDMTVRRNAFGRQVDSFETDVTLPVLQPPGPFRAVFIRAPWVESVGDSVEILGRIEGGERTGRIVAVRQGRLVATAFHPELTGDFRVHRYFAELVRQAMEEG; this is encoded by the coding sequence GTGACCGATCCTGTGACCAGTTCCGTGACCGATTCTGTGACCGGCCCGGTGCCGACGATCGGCGTCCTCGCCCTGCAGGGGGATGTGCGTGAGCACGCCCGCGCGCTGCGCTCGGCGGGCGCCCGGGCGGTGCCCGTGCGCCGGCCGCAGGAGCTGGAGCAGGTGGACGGGCTGGTGATCCCGGGCGGGGAGTCGACCACCATGTGGAAGCTGGCCCGGGCCTTCGACCTGCTGGACCCGCTGCGCAAGCGCGTGGAGGCGGGCATGCCGGCCTACGGCTCCTGCGCCGGCATGATCATGCTCGCCGACCGCATCCGGGACGGGGTCGCGGGCCAGGAGACCGTCGGCGGCATCGACATGACGGTCCGCCGCAACGCCTTCGGCCGCCAGGTGGACTCCTTCGAGACCGACGTCACGCTGCCGGTCCTGCAGCCGCCCGGCCCGTTCCGGGCGGTCTTCATCCGCGCTCCCTGGGTGGAGTCGGTCGGTGACTCAGTTGAGATCCTCGGGCGCATCGAGGGGGGTGAGCGGACCGGTAGGATCGTCGCCGTCCGTCAGGGGCGCCTGGTGGCGACCGCGTTCCATCCCGAGCTCACCGGGGACTTTCGCGTGCACCGGTACTTCGCCGAGCTGGTGCGTCAGGCGATGGAAGAGGGGTAG